From a single Arachis hypogaea cultivar Tifrunner chromosome 3, arahy.Tifrunner.gnm2.J5K5, whole genome shotgun sequence genomic region:
- the LOC112789147 gene encoding GATA transcription factor 5, whose translation MEVVVAKALKPSLRGELIFQPPLALGDEFLCFNAVNNGAAVGEDFSVDDLLDFSEFQHGSVGKGIDVSEEEEDEEDEEKDSTSGSSSQDRTENDTNSNSSNAAVDSDSIFAGELSVPDDDLADLEWVSHFVDDSIPELSLLYPVRSEQTRARAQPEPKTGSAVTSLPHGVPVKPRTTRTRKPNGRLLWSFGNLFSPPSSPSSCSSSVLSSTAAPLVLHGKPPAKKQKRKPEEQACGLQFQRRCSHCQVQKTPQWRTGPMGPKTLCNACGVRYKSGRLFPEYRPACSPTFSGDIHSNSHRKVLEMRRRKEMSGPEPSPDRAFMLPSC comes from the exons ATGGAAGTTGTGGTGGCCAAAGCGTTGAAACCAAGCTTGAGGGGAGAGCTTATTTTCCAGCCACCACTTGCACTCGGCGACGAGTTTTTGTGCTTCAACGCCGTCAACAACGGCGCCGCCGTTGGCGAAGATTTCTCCGTCGACGACCTCCTTGACTTCTCCGAATTCCAACATGGTTCTGTAGGAAAAGGAATCGATGTttccgaagaagaagaagacgaagaagacgAAGAAAAAGACAGCACCTCGGGAAGTTCCTCACAGGACCGTACAGAAAACGACACCAACTCCAATTCCTCCAACGCCGCCGTAGACTCCGACTCCATTTTCGCCGGCGAATTGTCCGTTCCG GACGATGATTTGGCGGACCTGGAATGGGTTTCTCACTTTGTGGATGATTCAATACCGGAGCTCTCTCTCTTGTACCCTGTACGTTCTGAACAAACAAGGGCCCGGGCTCAACCTGAACCTAAAACGGGCTCAGCTGTAACTTCTCTTCCCCATGGAGTCCCTGTTAAGCCCAGGACCACGAGGACAAGGAAGCCCAACGGCCGCTTATTATGGTCCTTTGGCAACCTGTTCTCGCCTCCCTCTTCGCCGTCCTCGTGCTCCTCCTCTGTGCTTTCCTCGACGGCGGCGCCTCTCGTTTTGCATGGGAAGCCGCCGGCGAAGAAGCAGAAGAGAAAGCCCGAAGAGCAAGCCTGTGGGCTCCAGTTTCAGCGACGGTGCAGTCATTGCCAAGTTCAGAAAACGCCGCAGTGGAGAACAGGCCCTATGGGCCCCAAAACACTCTGCAACGCCTGCGGAGTCCGGTACAAGTCGGGCCGGCTTTTCCCGGAGTACAGGCCCGCATGCAGCCCGACGTTCTCAGGTGATATTCACTCAAATAGCCACCGTAAGGTGTTAGAGATGAGGCGTAGGAAGGAGATGTCTGGGCCGGAGCCCAGTCCAGACCGGGCCTTCATGCTTCCGAGCTGCTGA